The window GCGGGCAGGCCCACGCCCAGGGCCCCGGACACCACCAGGTCGGCGGCCAGGCGCTCCCCGTAGGCGCGAAGGCGGGCCTCGGTGGTGGTGGTCTCCTGGAAGAGCAGCAGGCAGGCGACCGCCGTGGTCACCAGCAGGGGCGTCATGACGCCCGCCACCCGGCGGACGTCGGCGCGCGCCTCCCGGTCGGCGACCAGGGAGGCGGCCCTCCTGCGGGTGAGCGGGCGCAGCAGGAGCAGCACCGCGTGGACCAGCACCGGGGAGAGCAGGACCGCGGCGGCGACGAGGACCAGCGCGGCCGTGGCGGCGGCGGTCACCGCCACCACGGTTCCGGCCAGGCCCCAGGCCGTCGCGAACAGGGCCGCCGCGCCGCACAGGACCACGGTGCCGAGCACCGGGCGGGCACGGGAGAAGGAGACGGGTTCGGCCTGCGCCGCGCGCATCGCCTCCACGGGCGCGATCCGGCCCGCGGTGAGCGCGGGGCGCCAGGAGGCCGCCAGCGGCACGGCCAGGGCCAGCGCCGCGCCCGCCGCGAGCGGGGGCCAGCCCAGGACCAGCGCGAACCCGTCCGGCAGCGCTCCCAGCTCCGCGAAGAGCCTGCTCAGGAGCAGCGCCAGCGCCGTACCCACGACGCAGGAGAGCGCGGCGGCCACGCACCCCAGGACCAGGGCCTCCCCGACGACGAGTCGGCGCACCAGCCCCGGCCGGGCCCCGGCCAGGCGCAGGAGGGCGAACTCCCGGGCGCGGTCGCGCACGGTCAGGGAGAGCAGGCCCGCGACCGTGACGGCGGCCACCGCCAGCGCCAGCGCGGCCATGGTGCCCAGGAACCGGCCCATGCCCGAGGCCAGGTCCCGGTTCTCCCCGTCCAGGGCCAGCGCCGTGGAGCGTTCATCCCCGGTGAGCACCCGGGCGCCGGGCGCGGCCTCCTCGACCGCCCCGGCCAGCCGGTCGGGGCCGGTTCCCTCCCCGGGCCAGAGCAGGGCCAGGACCGGATCCCCGCCCCGACGCGCGGCCTCGACGGGTGGGAAGAACAGGGCCCGGTCCGGGGCGCCGCCGCGCTCGACGGTTCCGGTGACCAGCACGTCGGCGGTCCCGTCGGAGGTCAGGACCCGCGCACGGTCGCCGGGGGTGAGCCCGGCGTCGGCGGCGGTGCGGGTGTCGAGGACCACCTCGCCCACGCTCTCGGGGGCCCGCCCGGTGGCGGGGGTGAGCCCCTCGGCCTCGGCGAGCGCCCATGAGTGGCCGAAGGAGCGGTCGGAGTGGCCGCCGAGCGTACGGTCGGCGGTGACCACGTAGGCGGAGAAGGGCGCCTCGACCGCCGTCCGGCGCACACCGGGGAGGCGCTCCAGTTCCGCTACGGTATCCGGGTCCAGCCGGGGCGGTTCCCCCAGCGGGGAGGCGGTGATCCCGGCCGCGGCCTCCTCGGGGACGGCCGTCACCACGACCGGTGCCCGTGACAGCGTCCAGGAGGCCCCGGCTCCCCCGGCGGCCACCCGCTCGGCCGAGTCCTGGAGGGCGAGGACGGCCGTGGCCAGCCCGGCGCCCAGGGCCACGGTCAGGACCGACAGGGCCAGTTGGCGCGCGCGGTCGGCGGCGCCGCGCAGAACCATCCGCATCACGCGGCACCGCCTCCCCCGTCGCCCGGGTCCGCCTCGTGGTGGCGCGGGTCCTCTTCGAACTGGTCCGGGTGGGGCGTCCGACCGGTCGGCACCTCGGGTGGCATGGTGGGCGACGCCGTGAGCGATGCCGCGGCCACCGTCTCGGGCAGCGCCGCGGGCGGGGCCGTGCGCGGCACGCCGGGTACCGCCCCGGGTGGCATGGTGGACGCCGACGCGGGCAGCGCCGCGGCCACCACCCCGAGTGGCGCGTCGTGGTGCGTCGCGCGGTTCACCGCTCCTCCAGACGTCGGATCCAGGCCGGGACGGAGTCCGCGGTGGGGTCGGCCAGTTCCCCTTGGACGCGTCCGTCGCGAAGCATGAGCACGCGGTCGGCACGGGCGGCGGCGACCGGGTCGTGGGTGACCATGACGACGGTCTGCCCGTGGTCGGAGGCGGCCCGGCGCAGCGCCTCCAGGACACCGGCCCCGGAGCGGGAGTCGAGGTTGCCGGTGGGTTCGTCGGCCAGGAGCACGCTCGGCCGGTGCACCAGGGCGCGGGCGACGGCGACGCGCTGCTGCTGGCCCCCGGAGAGTTCGAAGGGCCGGTGGCCGAGGCGGTCGGCCAGGCCGAGCGAGTCCACGAGGTGGTCGTGCCACGCCTCGTCCCGGGGCAGGCCGGACAGGCGCTGGCCGATGATGATGTTCTCCCCCGCGGTCAGTGAGGGGAGAAGGTTGAAGGACTGGAAGACGAACCCGAACGCCCGTGCGCGCAGCCGGGTCAGGGCCGGTTCGGCGAGACCGGTGATCAGCTGGCCCTCGACCGTCACCGTGCCCGCGTCGAGGCGTTCCAGCCCCGCCAGGCAGTGCAGGAGGGTGCTCTTGCCCGAGCCGGAGGGGCCCATGACCGCCGTGAACCCTCCCCGGGGGAAGGCCGCGTCCACCCCGGCCAGCGCGTGGACGGGGACGCCTCCCCTCCTGTGTGTCCTGGTCAGCCCGGACGCCCGCAGCGCGTGGGGTGCGGCGTCGGCTCCGGCCCGGTCCCGGACGTGCCCGTCCATGGCGAACTCCGCTCGTCTCGTCGTGTGGAAGGGGCGTCGGCGCCCTTGTCCGGCCCCCTCGCAAGAGCCAAACACGGGGGCCGGTCGGCGTCACTGGGCCTGGACGGAGGTCCGGGGGTGGGGCGGTCCCCACCCCCGGAGACCGGCCGCGGCAGGGGGACGGGCCGCGCGGGCGGGCCCGTCGGCGGTGTGGACGCGGGCCCCACGGACGGGCTCGGCGGCGCCGGCGGGCAGGATCCACGGGCGGGACACGCGGCCCCGCTCCCTCCCGACGACCGCGTCCCCTGGTCGCGGTGTCCGGACGTCCCTATGCTTTGCCGGGGCCGCCCGTCTCAGGGAGGCGGACAGAGATGAGGGGGAGTCCGTGACGGACGGATACGACGTGCTGGTGGTGGGGGGCTCGGGCGTCGACACGATCGTCCGGGTGGACGAACTGGCCCTGCCCGGCGGGGACTCGGTGTTCGTCCCGCCGGTGGCCGACTACGTGGGGCACACCGGCAACGGGGTGGCGCTGGGGTGCCACGCGCTGGGGCTGGCCACCAAGTTCATCGACTACCTGGGAGACGACGCCCAGGGCCGGATGGTGCTCGACTCCTACGCCGAGCGGGGGCTGGACTTCAGCCACACCGTCTCGCCGCACGGCACGCCCCGGGGCGTCAACCTCGTGGACCGGAGCGGGCGCCGCTTCTCCTTCTACGACGGGCGCCACCCGGACGACCTGCGGCTGCCCCCGGAGTTCTACCTGCCCTTCGTGCGACGGGCCCGGCACGCGCACCTGTCGATCATCGGCCACAACCGGGACATGTACGGGGACCTGGAGCGCCACGGCCTCACCACCTCCACGGACCTGCACGACTGGGACGGGACGAACCCCCACCACCTGCACTACGCGCTGCGCTCGGACGTGGTGTTCATGAGCGCGGCGAGGGTCCGCGACGGGGTCGGGGACGTGCTGCGCGACGTGGTCGGCCTGGGGCGGGCCCGGGTCGCCGTCGCCACCGACGGCGAACGGGGCTGCCACGTCCTGGAGCGGGGCTGGGACGCGCCGCGCGGCTTTCCCGCGGTGCGGCCGAACCGGCCGGTGGTGGACAGCAACGGCGCGGGGGACGCGTTCGTGGCCGCCTTCCTGTACGCCTGGCTCGGCGGGGAGCCCGTGGAGCGGTGCGTTCTGGCCGGGGCGGTGGCGGGGGCCTTCACCTGCGGCAGCGCGGGAACGCACACCGAACTGATCGACCTGCCCACGCTGCGCCGTCTGTCCGGGGACGCCGAGTACGAGCCCGTCTGAGGGGGCGGCCGGAAGTGGTGCCGGTGTGGCGTGCGGGGCGGGCCCCTGAACCTTGACGGCCGCAGCGTCGGCGGCGGGGCCGGTCTCCGCTCGGCGCCCGCCCGCCGGACGGGGGCGCGCGGGATCCACGCACGTCCCACGGTCGCTCCGGCCGCCCCGCACGGTCCCGGGCGCCGGGTCGCGTTGGGCGGCGGGGCGCGGAGCGACGTAGCGTGACCCCATGGAAATCGATCTGCGTACACGCACGGCCCTGGTGACCGGCTCGACCCAGGGCATCGGCCTGGCCATCGCCACGGCGCTGGCGCGGGCCGGGGCGACGGTGGCGGTCAACGGGCGCAGCGAGGAGAAGGTCGCCCGCGCGGTGGAGGCGGTCACCGAACGGGTGCCCGGGGCCGCACTGGTGGCCGCGGCCGCCGACGTGACCACCGAGGAGGGCGTCGACCGGCTCCGCGGGCTGCTCCCCCGGCTCGACGTGCTCGTCAACAACCTCGGGATCTTCGGGGCTCAGGACGCGCTCGACATCTCCGACGAGGAGTGGCGGCGCTACTTCGAGGTCAACGTGCTCTCCGCCGTGCGCCTGACCAGGGCGTTCCTGCCAGGGATGACCGAACGCGGGTGGGGCCGGGTGCTCAACATCGCCAGCGACTCGGCGGTGGTGATCCCGGCCGAGATGATCCACTACGGCATGTCCAAGACGGCGCTGCTCGCGGTCTCGCGGGGGTTCGCCAAGGAGGCCGCGGGCACGGGGGTGACCGTCAACTCGGTGATCGCCGGTCCCACCCGCACCGGCGGCGTGGAGGACTTCGTCTACCAGCTCGTCGACCGGGACCTGCCCTGGGAGGAGGCGCAGCGGGAGTTCATGCGCCTGCACCGGCCGCAGTCGCTCCTGCGGCGGCTGATCGAACCCGAGGAGATCGCCAACATGGTCGCCTACCTGAGTTCGCCGCTGGCCTCGGCCACCACGGGGGCCGCCGTGCGGGTGGACGGCGGGTACGTCGACTCCATCGTCCCCTGAGAACGCGTCCGGACGCCGGGCGGGGGCGCCCGGCGTCCGGGGGCGGCGCCGCTCTCAGCCGGTCGCGTCCACGGACCGGTGGAGCCGGTCGGCGAGCGCCGCGGTGTGGCGGGCGAACTCCGGCGGACCCTCCACCGTGAAGGGCAGGCCGGTGAGCGCGAGGACGACCGCGAGCCACTCGTGGGAGTCCACGCGGGCGGTGTAGCGCGCCCGGTCGGGTCCGACCGCCTCCAGGTCGCCGTCGATCCGGGAGATCCGCGCCGCCACCTCCCCGGCCGACGCGTCGAACAGGACCGATACCGTGTGCCGGGCCCGCCCCGCCCCGAAGCCCCGCTCCAGGTGGTCGGCCAGCGGTTCCCCCGGCAGCTCCCGGCGGGTGAAGGGCGCCCTCGTGGGGGTGACCCCGGTGATCCGGTCGAGTCGGAAGGTCCGCCAGTCGTCGCGCTCGCGGTCCCAGGCGAACAGGTACCAGCGCCGTCCGGACAGGACCAGCCGGTACGGGTCCGCCTTGCGGCGCAGCTCGCGGCCGTCGCCGCCGCGGTGGAGCATCCGGACCCAGTGCCCGTCCGCGACGGCCTCGCCCAGGTCGGTGAGGACCCGTGTCCGCACGCCCGGCCACACCCGCTGCTCCGGTTCGACCGCCGCGGCCATGGCTTTCGCCCTGCGGGCCAGGCGCGAGGGCAGTACCCGGCCGAGCCGGGCCAGGGCCCGCTCCGCGCTCTCCTCCACCCCCTCCACCCCGCCGAGCCCGGCGGCGACGATCCGCAGGCCCAGGGCGGCGGCCACGACCTCGTCGTCCTCCAGGAGCAGGGGCGGCACCGCGCGGCCAGCGGCCAGCCGGTAGTGGCCTCCGGGACCGCGGAGGCTCTCCACCGCGTAGCCCAGTTCGCGCAGCCGGTCGATGTCGCGGCGCAGCGACCGCGGGCTGACCTCCAGGGCGGCGGCCAGGTCCGCGCCGGGCCAGGCCCTGCCGGTCTGGAGCAGGGAGAGCAGGCGCAGCATCCGCGCACTCGTGTCGGCCATACGGCCCATTCTCCGGCGGGTTGTGGCCGGAATCCGACCGCAATCCCCGGTGTGGCGCGGTTGCCGATCTGGCCGGGAGTTCCGGCAGTCCGGAACACGGATTTGCGCACGGTCACGGGGGTGACAGAAAGGCATCGGTGGTGTGATCGTGGGCACCGGCGGCGTTTTTGTGGGATCGCTCCCCGTCGCCGCGGCCGGAGACCTCATGCGCTAACCAGCGGTTCTCGGGAAAGAGAACGGCACAGAAGTCGCGTTGCGCCCCCGTTCGATCACTCTGCGCACCCATCCCTTACTGAGAGTTTACCCGGACCGGGTAGACATAGACGGAATAGGCCCCCACGGACCTGAGATAAGGATGTGCGCGACGTGATGGACTGGTTGAGCAACCTCTTCGGCGGAGCAGCCGAGGAAGCAGCCCAGGGAGTGTCCGACGCCGTGGGCGGAGTCGGCGAGGCCGTGGGCGGGATCGGTGAGACCCTGGGCGGCGCCGGAGAGGCCGCGCAGGCCTACGGCGAGGAAGCCGTCGGCGGGTTCGCCGAAGGCGCCCAGGCCTATGGCGAAGAGGCCGTGGGCGGTTTCACCGAGGGCGCCCAGGCCTACGGCGAGGAGGCCGCGGCCGGTTTCCAGGACAGCGCCACCGAGGCGGTCGGCGGCTTCCAGGACCAGGTGGACACCGTGAGCGGTATCGCGGAGGACCCGGGCGGCGCCGCCGCCGACCACTTCTTCGGCAACAACTGACCTACCACCCTCCCGGCTCCGGCCGGGAGGGCACGGCCCGCCCGGAGCACCCGTGCCCCGGGCGGGCCGTTCGTGCGCCGCTCCCGTCAGCCGGGGAACAGCCGGTCCGGGCGGTCGTCCGGAGCCCGTTGCCGGTGCCCGGCCGGGAACCGCCTGCGAGTCCGCGCACGAGCGCCAGGACCGCGGTCGCCCTCTCGGACCCGGGACCCTCGGCTCACTCCCGGCGCGGCCGGGCCACCGAGAGCACGGCGAGCGCGGCCAGGGCGGCGACGCACGTCCAGGCGAAGGCGTCCCCGATCCGGGAGTAGACCGTGGTCACCCCCTCCCGGGGCACCATGGCGACCATGGTCTGCTGCCCGGTGGTGAAGTAGTCGGTCGTCGCCAGCACCCGCCCCTGGTGGTCGGTGGCGTTGGCGCGGCCGCGGCTCGCCTGCCGGAACAGGGCCGAGCCGTTCTCCACCGCGCGGAACACCGCGTTGCGCGCGTGCATCTCCTTGATCCCCTCCCAGGTGTTGGCGCCGACCAGCAGGACGTCCACGCCCCGCGCGCCCGCCTGGCGGACCAGTCCCGGGAAGTCGGCGTCGTAGCAGATGGCCACGGCCAGCCTCCCCGCCGGCGTGTCCGCGACGGGCACCGTGCCGGGCCCCGGCTCGTAGGGCTCCAGGACGGGCACCGGCCTGCTCTTGTCGTAGGTCCACACGACCTCGCCGTCCGGGGCGACCATGAGCATCTGGTTGCGGATGTGGGGAGCCCGCCCGGTGTAGACCGACATACCGGCGTTGACGTACACCCCGTGGTCCCGGGCCACCTCCCGGATGTCGGCCACCAGCAGGTCGCGGTCCTCCTCCAGGGTGAAGGCCGCCGACTCGGGCCACACCACGACCTCGGCGCCCGCGGCCGCCTCCCTCGCGGTGCTGGCGAGGAGTTCGTCGTTGACGACGCCGAAGCGCTCACGCAGCACGACCGGATCGGCGGCCCGCAGCGCCTCCAACGAGTCGTACTCCCGGAAGGTCGGCACCAGCTCCTCCCACGCGTCCTGCGAGGTGGTGACCCCCGCGACGCGCACGGTGTCGCCCGAGGGCGCGGCGAATACCAGGCGAGCGCCGCCCGCGACCGCGACCAGCGCGACCGTCCCGGCGCAGGCCGCCGCCACCGTGCGGGCCGCGCGGTCGGTCAGGCCGCGTGCCCACAGTAGCGCCGCCGCCGAGCACGCCCAGGCCACCAGGAAGCTCACTCCGTACACACCGGTCACCGAGGCCACCTGGATCAGAGGGAGGTTGTCGGCCTGGGTGGCGCCGAGAACCCCGTGGATGGTGCCGAAGGGGGTCACCGAGGCCACCGTGAACTCCACGGCCACGGTGGCGAGCGGGAAGACCAGGCTGACCCGCCACGGGGCGCGCTCCCCCAGTCGGCGGTACAGGAGGCGGTCGACGGCGTAGGGGGCCGCGTCGGCCAGGGCCAGGGCCAAGGCGAGCAGCACCAGCGGCGGGGAGAGCAGGTCGGCCAGCCACAGCCAGACCAGCACGGCCGTCGTGCTGGCGGCGAGGACGCCCAACAGGGCGGGCAGCGGTCGGCTGGCGCGTGCGAAGCGCAGCAGCAGGACCGGATAGACCCACGCGAGCAGAGCGATGTCCCAGGCGGCCTGCATCGCGAAGAGGGACAGGGCGGTACCGGCGAGGAGCCAGGCGTAGCGCGGAAGGGTCGGGGGCGCGGTCATGGTTCGGCCTTCGTCTCGGGGAACGGGGGTCTTGGAGAACAGGGGGTCTCGGGGAACAGGGGTCTCGGCCGGCCGGCACGGCCACAACGCTAGGGAGCCGCGGCCCCGGCGCCCATGGGGAATCCCGCCCTGTTCGGGACGCGGCTCCCCACCCAGGAATGCGGTGTTCCGCAGTACCCGCGCGCCCGGGGGGGTGGTTAGTGTCGACGCTGACGCCGACCGCGGCCTTCCCCCGTTCTCCGAGAACACGGGTTCCGAGGGCACGGGCCCGCGCGCGGGCAACCGGGCACGGACGGTCGGAAACGGGTGCCCGGCACGCACCAGCGGACGCGGGCACCGGGCACGGGCAACCGGCCCGGGTGCCCAGCGCGGACGCCGGGGGCGGCGGCGATCGGACAGGCGGAGAGGACGGACGTGACGACGCACGGGGACGCGCATCCGGCGGCAGCGGTGGCGCGCGCATGGGGCCGGGCCGTGACGGGCGCCGCCGCCGGAGCGGTGACCGCGCTGGCCGAGGCCCTCTTCCTCGCGGCGGCCCTCGTAGCCGCCGTTCCCGCGCTGCCGCTCCTGCTCCGTCCCGCCTCGCGCGCGTCCCTGCGCCGGGCGCTGGACGGGGCCGCCCGGCCGCTGGTCTCCCTGGAGCGCGGCCGCCTGTCCGCCCTGTTCGGCGTCGACATCACCGTGCGCCCCGGGACGGCCCGACCGCTGGCCTACCTCGCGGTGCGCTGCCCGGTGGGGCTCTTCGGCGGGCTGGTGCTGGCCTTCTTCGCCGCCGGGCTCTACCTGGCGCTGTCACCGCTGGAGGTGCTCGACGGCAACGACCCCGCGATCGTGCCGATCGGCTTGGCCCTGATGTACCTGAGCGCTCAGGGAACCGTGGGCCTGGTGGGAACGGAACGCTGGCTGGCCCGGAGGTTCCTCGGCCCCAGCCGCCAGGACCTCATGGAGGAGCGGATCGGGGTCCTGGTCGCGACCCGCGCGGGAGTGGTCGCCGCCGTGGACGAGGAGCGCCGCCGGATCGAACGCGATCTGCACGACGGCGTCCAGCAGCGCCTGGTACTGCTGGGGATGGCGCTGGGGCGGGCCCGCCGCGACCCGGGTTCGGAGCGGGGGCGCGCACTGGTCGAGCAGGCCTACGAGGAGTCCCGTGACGCCCTGCGCGACCTGAAGGAGGTCGCCTGGCGGGTCTACCCGGCCGCGCTCGCCGGGTCGGGGCTGCGGGCCGCGCTGCACGACCTGGTCGGCCGGTCGAGCCTGCCGATCGACCTGGAGTACGGCCTGGAGGGCGCGTGCCCGCCGACCGTGGAGACGGCGGCCTACTTCGTGGTCGCCGAGTCGGTGACCAACGCGGTCAAGCACGCGCGCGCCGAACGGGTCAGCGTGCTGGTCGGCGCGCGGGGCGAGGAGGGAGCGAGGTCCGTGGTGGTGCGGGTACGGGACGACGGGGTGGGCGGGGCCGACCCCGCGGGAACGGGGCTGGCCGGTCTGGCCAGCCGGGTCGAGGCGCTCGACGGTCGGCTGTCGGTGGACAGCCCCACGGGCGGACCGACCACGGTCAGGGCGGAGCTGCCGTGCGGGTGATGTTGGCCGAGGACTCGGCGCTGCTACGCGAGGGGCTGGTGCGGCTCCTGGAGGACGAGGGGCATCAGGTGCTCGCCTCGGTCGGGGACGCCGACGCCCTGTTGGCGGCCGTCCGCGAGGAGGCGCCCGACGTGGCCGTGGTGGACGTGCGCATGCCGCCCACGCACACCGACGAGGGGTTGCGCGCCGCGCTGCGGATCCGCCGGGAGCAGCCCGGAGTGGGTGTGCTGGTGCTGTCCCAGTACGTGGAGAAGCGGTACGCCACCCGGTTGTTCGGTGAGAACACCACCGGTGTGGGCTACCTGCTCAAGGACCGGGTGGTGGAGGTCGACGAGTTCCTGGAAGCCCTGGTCAGGGTGGGGAGGGGAGGCGCGGCCTTCGACCCGGAGGTGGTGCGCCAACTGCTCGCGGGCAGCAGCCGCAGGGACCCGCTGGGGCGTCTGACCGAGCGCGAGCGCGACGTCATGGCCCTGATGGCGCAGGGGCACATCAACTCGGCGATCGCGGCGCGGCTGTTCGTGTCGCAGAGCGCGGTGGAGAAGCACGCCAACGCCATCTTCGACAAGCTGGAACTGGGCGACACCAAGGGGTACAGCCGTCGCGTGCTGGCGGTGCTGCGCTACATGCAGGCCTGAGCGCGGGCGGGGCCGGGCACGGGGGCGCCGCGCGGCGGTGAGCGGTGTCCGCCGCGCGGCCGTCGGCCGCGGGTCCGCCGGGGGTGGAGGTCCCGGCGGACCCTGTCCGGAGGAGGGGTCCGGACGGCCGGTCGGTTGGTCGTGGGGATCAGGTGAAGTTCACGTCACTGCACAGGTAGTAGACCTGGTCCATGTGGGAGGCCTGCCAGATCGTGAACACGATGTGGTGGCCGGACCTGCCCGAGGTGCTGACGTCGATGTAGCTGTCCAGCGCGGGCGCGTAGGGACCGGTCTCCTCGACCAGTTCGAGGTCGTCCCAGCCCAGGGCCTGGGTGGTCGGGTCGAAGCCCTGCTCGGTGACGTAGACGCGGAAGTAGTCCGCGCCGTGCTGGGCCTGGTCGTACAGGTGGAGGGTGAAGTCGTCTCCGACGTCGGTGGTCTTCCACTCGCCGACGGCGTCCATCGAGTCGTAGCGGCCGCCCTCGGTGTTGCCGCCGCTGCACAGGGTCCCGTCGGGGATCTGGCCCTGGTGGTCGCCGCCCACGTTGTCGCGGTACAGGCCGTTCCAGTTCCACATGGCGTTGGGGTTGTCCTGCCACGCCTGCCAGCACATGGGGTCTTCCTGCGCCATGTCCGGGTTGAGGTGGTCGCTGCCCCAGCGCTCCCAGCAGCCGTAGTTGCGGCTGGCGGGGTCCACGATCGAGCCGTGCGCGGAGGCGGGGGCGGCCATCGTGGTCAGGGCGACCAGGGGCACGGAGGCCAGGACGAGCGCGCGTGCGGCCCAGGTCCGGCGGGTGGTCCCGGTGCTCTCGGTGGTCTCGGTGGTTTCAGCGGTTCGGGGGGTCATGCTTTCCATTGCGTTCTCCATCGTTCTCGGCTTGGTCAGCCGATCGACGGGAGCGCTCCCACAGCGCATGTTACCCCTCGGAGCCGAGTCGAAACAGAGCGCGGGGAAAATCCCTGGCGCGCCCTTCACGGCGGCGGCCACCGCCCCCGGCGCCCCCGGTCGCCCTTCAGGAGGAACACCCACGCGCACCACCGTCGCCCGCCGACCGGCCGCCCCGCTCCGACGCGGTGGTCGCACCCCCAGGCGACACGGCTGCGGGGAGAGCGCCGACGACGGAGACAGGTTCCCGGTCGCCTCGGATCCGCCACTACCTCCGCTGGTCCACCGCGACTCGTCCGGCCGGATCGATGCCTGACCGCTGGGCCGGGTCGGGGCACCTGCCGGCCGACCGAGCTGGGCGGAGCCGCCCTGGGGGCGGTGGCGGGCGGCCTCCTCGCCGAGTACGCGGGACTGCCGGTTCCGTTCCGGGTCGCGGCCGCCGCCGTGGGGCTGCTGACTGTGGCCGCCCGGCGACCGCAGGTTATTACTGATCGGTTGTGAACCAGGTCACCACCTGCGCATTTCCCTTGTGTGAACCGCGTACCAGAAATACTCCGGTCATATGGTGTTTACATATCACCATTGGCGGGCTACCGTTCAGGAAAGCGTTCCGGACCCGTAACACTCCGTCGCGGGAACCGGCGACGCCTTCGCACACACTGTTCACATCCATCCCCCTACACCCCCGCTCACCCCGACTGGGAGCGCTCCCAATCCTTCCAGTCCTTTTCGCTCGGCTTTACCCCGGATCTAAGGCACGCGAATGCAGCGCTCACCTCCATAAACGCAGGGAATTGTCCACACCTCCCGTCCGCCGGGCCCGAACTCGCCGGCCCGGCACTTCAGAAGGCTCCTTCTGGCAACCCGCTTCCATAAGGAAAGAAGAGATGAGCACACCCCCCCGTGCCGCGAACCTACGTTCGTGGACACGACGCGGCCTGGCCGCGACCTCCGCCCTGGTGCTCGGCAGCACCCTGGCGGTCGCCTCCTCCGTACCCGCCAGCGCGGCGGCCGGTTGCGAGGTCGACTACCAACTCAACGACTGGGGCTCCGGGTTCACCGCGAGCGTGGAGATCACCAACCTCGGCGACGCGGTCAACGGCTGGACCCTGGAATGGGACTTCGCCGGAAACCAGCGGATCACCAACTCCTGGAACGGCACCGTCACCCAGAGCGGACAGAGCGTCTCGGTCACCAACGCCGGGCACAACGCCTCACTCTCCACCGACGGCACCGCCAGCTTCGGCTTCCAGGGAAGCTACACCGGAAGCAACGCCGCGCCCACGGCCTTCGAACTGAACGGCGTGCTGTGCAGCGGTGACGTCGAGGAGCCGGAGGAACCGGAGGAACCGGAAGAGCCCGGGGAGCCCGAGGAGCCCGGCAGCAACGGTCGGGTGGACAACCCGTACGTGGGCGCTGAGGTGTACGTCAACCCGATCTGGTCGGCCAACGCCGCCGCCGAGCCCGGCGGGGACGCCGTGGCCGACGAGCCCACCGGGGTGTGGCTGGACCGCATCAGCGCCATCGAGGGCAACGACAGCCCCACCACCGGCAGCATGGGACTGCGCGATCACCTGGACGAGGCCCTGGCCCAGGCCAACGGTGAACCCCTGGTGTTCCAGGTGGTCATCTACAACCTGCCCGGCCGTGACTGCGCCGCTTTGGCCTCCAACGGCGAGCTGGGCCCGGACGAGATCGACCGGTACAAGAACGACTACATCGATCCCATCGCCCAGATCCTGGCCGATTACGAGGACACCGAGCTGCGGGTGGTGACCACGGTCGAGATCGACTCGCTGCCCAACCTGGTCACCAACGTCTCCCCGCGCGAGACCGCGACCGAGAACTGCGACGAGATGCTGGCCAACGGCAACTACGTCGAGGGGGTGGGCTACGCGCTGGCGCAGCTGGGCGCGATCGACAACGTCTACAACTACGTCGACGCCGGCCACCACGGGTGGATCGGTTGGCAGGACAACTTCACCGCCTCGGCGGCGCTGTTCTTCGAGGCGGCCAACGCCGCCGGTGCCAGCCCCGACGATGTGCACGGGTTCATCGCCAACACCGCG is drawn from Nocardiopsis dassonvillei subsp. dassonvillei DSM 43111 and contains these coding sequences:
- a CDS encoding apolipoprotein N-acyltransferase, with product MTAPPTLPRYAWLLAGTALSLFAMQAAWDIALLAWVYPVLLLRFARASRPLPALLGVLAASTTAVLVWLWLADLLSPPLVLLALALALADAAPYAVDRLLYRRLGERAPWRVSLVFPLATVAVEFTVASVTPFGTIHGVLGATQADNLPLIQVASVTGVYGVSFLVAWACSAAALLWARGLTDRAARTVAAACAGTVALVAVAGGARLVFAAPSGDTVRVAGVTTSQDAWEELVPTFREYDSLEALRAADPVVLRERFGVVNDELLASTAREAAAGAEVVVWPESAAFTLEEDRDLLVADIREVARDHGVYVNAGMSVYTGRAPHIRNQMLMVAPDGEVVWTYDKSRPVPVLEPYEPGPGTVPVADTPAGRLAVAICYDADFPGLVRQAGARGVDVLLVGANTWEGIKEMHARNAVFRAVENGSALFRQASRGRANATDHQGRVLATTDYFTTGQQTMVAMVPREGVTTVYSRIGDAFAWTCVAALAALAVLSVARPRRE
- a CDS encoding response regulator transcription factor; protein product: MRVMLAEDSALLREGLVRLLEDEGHQVLASVGDADALLAAVREEAPDVAVVDVRMPPTHTDEGLRAALRIRREQPGVGVLVLSQYVEKRYATRLFGENTTGVGYLLKDRVVEVDEFLEALVRVGRGGAAFDPEVVRQLLAGSSRRDPLGRLTERERDVMALMAQGHINSAIAARLFVSQSAVEKHANAIFDKLELGDTKGYSRRVLAVLRYMQA
- a CDS encoding glycoside hydrolase family 6 protein, whose product is MSTPPRAANLRSWTRRGLAATSALVLGSTLAVASSVPASAAAGCEVDYQLNDWGSGFTASVEITNLGDAVNGWTLEWDFAGNQRITNSWNGTVTQSGQSVSVTNAGHNASLSTDGTASFGFQGSYTGSNAAPTAFELNGVLCSGDVEEPEEPEEPEEPGEPEEPGSNGRVDNPYVGAEVYVNPIWSANAAAEPGGDAVADEPTGVWLDRISAIEGNDSPTTGSMGLRDHLDEALAQANGEPLVFQVVIYNLPGRDCAALASNGELGPDEIDRYKNDYIDPIAQILADYEDTELRVVTTVEIDSLPNLVTNVSPRETATENCDEMLANGNYVEGVGYALAQLGAIDNVYNYVDAGHHGWIGWQDNFTASAALFFEAANAAGASPDDVHGFIANTANYSALVEEHFSVDQTIAGTPVRQSEWVDWNQFTDELSFAQALREELVGQGFDSGIGMLIDTSRNGWGGPDRPDGPGPSTDVNAYVDGGRYDRRLQSGNWCNQSGAGLGERPQAAPEAGIDAYVWMKPPGESDGSSEFIENPEGKGFDRMCDPTYEGNPRNNYNMSGALPNAPISGHWFSAQFQELLANAYPPIQ
- a CDS encoding sensor histidine kinase, giving the protein MTTHGDAHPAAAVARAWGRAVTGAAAGAVTALAEALFLAAALVAAVPALPLLLRPASRASLRRALDGAARPLVSLERGRLSALFGVDITVRPGTARPLAYLAVRCPVGLFGGLVLAFFAAGLYLALSPLEVLDGNDPAIVPIGLALMYLSAQGTVGLVGTERWLARRFLGPSRQDLMEERIGVLVATRAGVVAAVDEERRRIERDLHDGVQQRLVLLGMALGRARRDPGSERGRALVEQAYEESRDALRDLKEVAWRVYPAALAGSGLRAALHDLVGRSSLPIDLEYGLEGACPPTVETAAYFVVAESVTNAVKHARAERVSVLVGARGEEGARSVVVRVRDDGVGGADPAGTGLAGLASRVEALDGRLSVDSPTGGPTTVRAELPCG
- a CDS encoding lytic polysaccharide monooxygenase auxiliary activity family 9 protein produces the protein MTPRTAETTETTESTGTTRRTWAARALVLASVPLVALTTMAAPASAHGSIVDPASRNYGCWERWGSDHLNPDMAQEDPMCWQAWQDNPNAMWNWNGLYRDNVGGDHQGQIPDGTLCSGGNTEGGRYDSMDAVGEWKTTDVGDDFTLHLYDQAQHGADYFRVYVTEQGFDPTTQALGWDDLELVEETGPYAPALDSYIDVSTSGRSGHHIVFTIWQASHMDQVYYLCSDVNFT